From Zingiber officinale cultivar Zhangliang chromosome 5B, Zo_v1.1, whole genome shotgun sequence, the proteins below share one genomic window:
- the LOC121986500 gene encoding flowering-promoting factor 1-like protein 3 codes for MSEVWEFKNGVTRKVENPGGSRPQKVLVYLPTMEVITSHQMLQNRLREEGDFSRLSTVHMHDIVVKCRNVFAVRKVLFDLNH; via the exons ATGTCGGAAGTGTGGGAGTTCAAGAACGGGGTGACGCGGAAGGTGGAGAACCCCGGTGGTAGTCGGCCCCAGAAAGTGCTGGTTTACCTGCCAACTATGGAGGTGATAACCTCCCACCAGATGCTACAGAATAGGCTAAGGGAGGAGGG GGACTTCTCCAGATTGTCCACCGTCCACATGCACGACATTGTAGTCAAGTGCAGGAACGTCTTCGCGGTGCGCAAGGTTCTCTTTGATCTTAATCACTAG